From one Trifolium pratense cultivar HEN17-A07 linkage group LG1, ARS_RC_1.1, whole genome shotgun sequence genomic stretch:
- the LOC123900619 gene encoding adenylate isopentenyltransferase has product MPTTTTPPSFFSLHPQLRYNNYYHQHKPIKFPNFSRTHFSTAATRRPNWPRMEVSSTRHRWKDKVIVIMGATGSGKSSLSVELATHFPYSEIINSDKIQVFKGLDITTNKIPFHQRNNVPHHLLGDVDPSHGEFSPSDFRRHAGDIISDITSRRKVPIIVGGSNSFIHALLVERFDSELNVFEDDSSKTSLSEISSDLRYKCCFIWMDISFPVLSEYLRKRVDDMFDSGMVDELAEFYEPDADNRTGLRKAIGVPEFDRFFKEYPPPVGPMEKEGNNSMRELAYEEAVKAIKDNTCQLAKRQIGKILRLKRAGWDLQRIDATEAFRAVLTSESNGGNGGGEGFSDVWKKQVLEPSVKIVKRFLME; this is encoded by the coding sequence ATGCCTACAACAACAACACCACCTTCATTTTTCTCACTCCACCCTCAACTAcgttataataattattatcatCAACACAAACCCATTAAATTTCCCAACTTTTCACGCACTCATTTCTCCACCGCCGCCACACGGCGGCCTAACTGGCCACGCATGGAAGTATCCTCCACACGCCACCGTTGGAAAGACAAAGTTATCGTCATAATGGGTGCCACCGGCTCCGGAAAATCAAGTCTTTCCGTTGAACTCGCAACCCATTTCCCTTACTCAGAAATAATCAACTCCGATAAAATCCAAGTCTTCAAAGGACTCGATATCACCACCAACAAGATCCCCTTTCATCAACGCAACAACGTTCCTCATCATCTTCTCGGCGACGTTGACCCTTCTCACGGCGAGTTTTCACCTTCAGATTTTCGTCGTCACGCCGGAGATATTATCTCAGATATAACTTCACGGAGAAAGGTTCCCATTATTGTTGGTGGGTCTAACTCATTCATTCATGCTCTTCTTGTTGAACGATTTGACTCAGAGTTGAACGTGTTTGAAGACGATTCATCAAAAACATCATTATCGGAGATATCATCGGATTTAAGGTACAAATGTTGCTTTATTTGGATGGATATATCGTTTCCTGTGTTATCGGAATATTTACGGAAACGAGTCGACGATATGTTTGACTCGGGAATGGTGGACGAGTTAGCCGAGTTTTATGAACCGGATGCAGATAACCGAACCGGTCTAAGAAAAGCAATCGGTGTACCCGAGTTCGACCGGTTTTTTAAAGAGTATCCACCACCGGTTGGACCCATGGAAAAAGAAGGTAATAATTCAATGCGGGAACTTGCATACGAGGAAGCAGTGAAAGCGATTAAAGATAACACGTGTCAGCTAGCTAAGCGTCAGATAGGAAAGATCTTACGGTTAAAACGAGCTGGATGGGACCTACAAAGAATTGATGCAACGGAGGCGTTTAGGGCGGTGCTGACGTCAGAGTCTAACGGCGGTAACGGCGGAGGAGAAGGATTTTCCGATGTATGGAAAAAACAAGTGTTGGAACCAAGCGTGAAGATTGTGAAGAGATTCTTGATGGAGTAG